The genomic stretch ggttgtcccaaacgtcttccatttaaggattatggagaccactgtgctcttaggaaccttaagtgcagcagaaattcttttgtaaccttggccagatctgtgccttgccacaattctgtctctgagctcttcaggcagttcctttgacctcatgattctcatttgctctgacatgcactgtgagctgtaaggtcttatatagacaggtgtgtggctttcctaatcaagtccaatcagtataataaaacacagctggactcaaatgaaggtgtagaaccatctcaaggatgatcagaagaaatggacagcacctgagttaaatatatgagtgtcacagcaaagggtctgaatacttaggaccatgtgatatttcagtttttcttttttaataaatctgcaaaaatgtcaacaattctgtgtttttctgtcaatatggggtgctgtgtgtacattaatgaggaaaaaaaaaaatgaacttaaatgattttagcaaatgcagccatttattgcaatataacaaagagtgaaaaatttaagggggtctgaatactttccgtacccactgtattttaaaatgtaatttatttctgtgatgcaaagctgaattttaagcatcattacttcagtcttcagtgtcacatgatccttcagaaatcattctatatgctgatttggtgctcaagtaacattataaatgttgaaaatagttgtgctgcttacacaaaagaacagcatttatttaaaagaaatcttctgtaatattgtaaaatgtctttactgtcacttttgatccctgcatccttgatgaataaaagtattttttttaaatcctactgaccccaaacttttaaacggtagggTAGTGTATAGTACCTTATCTGCTGCTCAGCAATATAGTACATTGAAATGTGCATCTTGAAATGGAAGGTCACttttaacactattttttaaatgaaaggaAACTTAATCTCTAATACATAGAATCTATGAAAACAGTGTGTTCCCATCAAGAGACGAGGCCCTTCACCACAGCACTGATATCCACTCGTtacatcacactcacacaggCAACATAATTAGTGACATTTAGAAAAGCATAACATCTTAAAACAATGtgtgaaaacagttattttacatatacttattcttaaaaataatgttaatactTTATAGGTAAAAAATTTCAAGATGTATTTGAACAGTGTATCatgagggagaaagagagagagagaaaacaagacATTGCCTTATCTGAATCCATTAAAGCACTCTGTTCATGCATATGACAGCATTAGTGAGGAGCAAGCTGTCTACTACAAGTGCCACAGAAAAACCAAAATGAGAGAAAATAAGAGAGAATCTAGTAGTGCTAATATACGGTTTGACAATCGCTGTGAGCATGTATCATGCTGGCTGATAATGCGATGAGAGACCAAACAGCTGAAATGTGCTCTATTATTATCACGTTGCTACCTATGAAAGCAAATGCACCATGCATCACTACCTAAAAGGAAATAAGAATAGCAACAAACCCACACCACACAGACCCCATTTTCATGAAGCCATGCATGATTGTACTGAAATCCCTTCATTCATGAGCAACACCAGCAGGAGGAAGAGATGAAATGAAGAGAACCTTTATTTTGTTCCTAAGCCATTGCTTAGCACACAATTAACCTTTAAAGCCATCTCTGCGGCCTCTCTGAGGATGGAGGTAATTGAATGTGAGAGCCAGAGTTTCGTTAAGCAAACATAACATGATAAGAAAAGAACTGCTTTGCATTTACAAGGCTGAATACAAAGCAAGAGACACAGCTGAGATGTGTCTAAAGGCACAGATGAGGAAATCAATTCCATTTGCAGCTGCATTGTAATTCAGAAGCAAAGCTGCTAATGTACAGTCAAACGCAAGAGTGTCTGTTTGGCTTTTGCATCCTTAgaaaacaagaatgaaaaaagCTACTAAAAGCATACCAATTAGAGATGAGCATGAGCAATCCAACAAACAAATACTCATTCTGCTAACTAGGTGACAAGATATGTTATACGTGATATGTTGAAACAGAGCTTTTTATATTTGCAATTACACTAATGGTGGTAGCCTACATTTCAAATTGATTTCTATGCAAGCTTTAGATAAGTGCaacatttgtttttactttttattaatgcATACTGCTCATTTTTTCAAAAGAAACATAGGTtgtcaaatcattttttttttcaaaaccaaTGTAAGTGTAATAGTTTAatgtttgaggaaaaaaaaactaaaacaatttctcCAAAGTGTCAAACTTGcatttttaacttaaatttaactttgagtaatcatttactcatatTTTAGTTGTACTTGACTATTAAATTACTCTAAATGCTCATCCCTAGTACCAACAAGCAACAGGTCATGGCCTGATAAACAAATACATGCATAAATGCAGTGCATCCAACTCTGCGCCTCTCTTTCTCAGTTACCTCTTTTTTGCGGTTCTTCAGCATGTTCTGGAACTTGGAGAGCTCCTTGTCCTGCTCTGCTTTGATCCTCTTGGCCTCATCTCTCAGTCGGTTGGTGTGGTCCTGCTCCAGACGCTCTATGGTCTGTTTTTGCTGTTTCTCAAGGTTCTCCACCTCTTGGTCATACTGCCGTTTCTTTCCCTgtggagagagtgagaaagaagAATACTGAATTACTGTAACTGACCACTAATGCACTGAGaaattttagctgtgtgcttgtGCCCCTGTGAGACTTCATCAGGCTGTTAAACCTGAGTTACAGTTCAACAAAAACCCTATACAATGGCTACAACTGAGTCCTAACCAGATatgatgagttttttttttttttagcaaatttTTCTGTCATTGAACTCAAATTAACATAAGAGAGATGGTTAGGAGACAGTGTATTGCAGCCTTCCTGTTATGTGAATCAATCTTGTTGTGTTTAGATACTTTTAACTTATCCATCATGCTACATCTGAGTGCATTTAAGAAAACTAAAACagttttttcagtgtttatgGACAAAACAAAGGAGTGTACAATAAACAGTGGATGACAGTGGATTGCAATGTTGAATGTAAACAAATCTAGTTAGGGTGCTGACCGTCATTTCCTGCTCGAAGCGCCTGAAAAGCTGCTCTTTCTGCTGCTGCAGTTTGTTGCTGAGCTGCTGTTGAGCTCTTTGCTCCTCTTTTTGCAGCAGCCTCAGTTCTCGTAGCTCCTGACGCCTACAAAACAAACACCACACTTCACACACTTTTTGGggtaatttaaaacatttaagcattattatatacattatcATTTGCCTGTCGCAAATTGCAATTAACTAGTAACAGTAACTGATGTCAGCTTAGATACCTCAAAAATCTCAGTTCCTCACTCTTGGTGTCATTATCGGTGACAATCTTGGATGTGGTGACACTGACTTCCACCCCGTCGACCATAAACTTGCGGGTCTTTTTCAGGGTTTTCTTTTGCCGCTTGGTGTCCTGTGGGGGTAAATACAGTTTAATGAATATTTACTTCCAGAACCTTAATTTCAAGCACATCTGGCGCAGTTATAAGTACCTGTATTGAAATAGATCCTTCTTTGCTTTTGGAGAGGAAGCTGGAGATTGACAGGTTAATGTCAATGCTGTTAGTATCTGCAGCAGAACTGCTGCCTGAATCAgaatctttctctttttcaaCATCAGGTTTCACCACCTCTGCTGCATTCTGGTCACTCTCAAGCATGGTTGGTGCTTCCTGGGTCTCTGGTCTGTCTTCATTAGCTTCTTGAGGTTCCTCAGTTGCACTGACCTCCTCTTCTTTTACACCATTGGTGACAAAAACAGGCAATTCATTCATAGAGTTGTCCTCTACTACATCTACTCTCTTGGTTGCAGGATCCTCTTTGGGTTCTGAACTCTTAGCCTCATCTCCAGCTTTATCTTGGTCCTCTGTTGCCACTTGTGGAAGATCCTCCTTTACCCCTTGTGTAGAAACATCTGGTAAAGTTTCTGTTTGATCTCCCTTTACCTCTTCTGTTGGGACATCTGATGAGGTGACTGTTCTCTCATCCTCCACTAGTTCCTTTTTAGTCATTTCTTCCTCAGTCTCAATTTTGTCTTCTGTTTTTCCTGTAACCTTAACTGGTTCAGTAATGCCTTCTTCAGTAACACCATCAGACTTACTCTCTGGTTCAGCTTCATCTGAAGGAAGGATATGTTCCTCTTCTTCATCTGTGGTGGTTTGTGCTTTGGTTTCCTGCTGCATTTCTTCACACTCTTCTTTCTTCTCTGGTGTCTCTTCCACCTtcacttctttcttttcttcctctCCAGTTTCTTCACTGACGGTCACAATCTCCTGGAGGACGTTGTCATTTGATGCTGGTGGGTTTGGCTGTTTAGAAGTCTCTACTTCTGTGGTCACTGGTGTAGGAGATTCCTCTTGTTTTGGAACAGCCTCCTCACCAGAACGTGATTCCTCAGTGCTCTTGTCTGACACACTGAACTCATTCATCTTCTCATCCTCAGCATGGTTGGGTTTGCCAGTGTCCAACACCATGTCGGAGGTCTTGTCACTAGCCTGATCCTCTGAACTGGGTTTTCTTTCAGGTTCAGCCCTTTCCGTGACCGACTCAAGAGTTGGCGTGTTCTGATACTGCCTCTCATCCTCCGAGCTGCCAACGCTGGTGTCCGATAAAGCACGTTTGTGTCCAGGCACCGCCtacatataacaaataaaaacaaagtgactGCAGTAACAAAATACTGTGTGATGtgcatgaaaataattaaagaacTCTGCATGGAAGACAACATCACCATATTATCATCACAATTTCTAATTCTCTGAATGTATTTCTACATTCTGAAAGTGGTCAAAAATGTTGATGTTCATACCTGCTGGGGCTCGGgctcttcttcctcttcttcctcttttCCCTCTTCAAACTCCTCAACCACTTCGGCTTTAGCCTCAGCAATCAGCTCTCGCAGTGGTCTGTTATCCACCACATTTGAAACAAATGGATGCTGAAAGCAGACCATAACTCATAActaaaatgtgcattttaattTCATCCTTTAAATTAAACTGCATCAAGAAATACAAGACGGCCCAACCTGTAAGAGCTGCAATGCACTCCACCTATTGTCTACATTCTTATCCAGCGCTTTCCGCAGGAAATCACTGAACTCTGGAGACCTGTTTAACACAGCGGAGGAACAAATATAAACCCTGCGCTGAATGTAAAAGG from Ctenopharyngodon idella isolate HZGC_01 chromosome 13, HZGC01, whole genome shotgun sequence encodes the following:
- the slka gene encoding STE20-like serine/threonine-protein kinase isoform X1, with protein sequence MSFFNFRKIFKLGTEKKKKQYEHVHRDLNPEEVWEIVGELGDGAFGKVYKAQNKETGILAAAKVIDTKTEEELEDYMVEIEILASCDHHYIVKLLDAFYYESKLWILIEFCAGGAVDAVMLELERPLTEPQIRVVCKQTLEALAYLHENKIIHRDLKAGNILFTSDGDVKLADFGVSAKNTKTLQRRDSFIGTPYWMAPEVVMCETSKDRPYDYKADIWSLGVTLIELAQIEPPNHEMNPMRVLLKIAKSEPPTLAAPSRWSPEFSDFLRKALDKNVDNRWSALQLLQHPFVSNVVDNRPLRELIAEAKAEVVEEFEEGKEEEEEEEPEPQQAVPGHKRALSDTSVGSSEDERQYQNTPTLESVTERAEPERKPSSEDQASDKTSDMVLDTGKPNHAEDEKMNEFSVSDKSTEESRSGEEAVPKQEESPTPVTTEVETSKQPNPPASNDNVLQEIVTVSEETGEEEKKEVKVEETPEKKEECEEMQQETKAQTTTDEEEEHILPSDEAEPESKSDGVTEEGITEPVKVTGKTEDKIETEEEMTKKELVEDERTVTSSDVPTEEVKGDQTETLPDVSTQGVKEDLPQVATEDQDKAGDEAKSSEPKEDPATKRVDVVEDNSMNELPVFVTNGVKEEEVSATEEPQEANEDRPETQEAPTMLESDQNAAEVVKPDVEKEKDSDSGSSSAADTNSIDINLSISSFLSKSKEGSISIQDTKRQKKTLKKTRKFMVDGVEVSVTTSKIVTDNDTKSEELRFLRRQELRELRLLQKEEQRAQQQLSNKLQQQKEQLFRRFEQEMTGKKRQYDQEVENLEKQQKQTIERLEQDHTNRLRDEAKRIKAEQDKELSKFQNMLKNRKKEVKQEVGQSPKHMRKELMKRLKEDLAVVQHEEEQEFLQRQQQELDGALKKIIQQHKLEIATIERDCLNHKQQLMRAREAAMWELEERHLQEKHQLLKQQLKDQYFMQRHQLLKRHDKEMEQMQGYNQRLIEEMKNRQAQERARLPKIQRSEAKTRMAMFKKSLRITGTGTPEQDREKIKQFAVQEDKRQKNERLHQHQKHENQMRDLQLQCDSNIRELQQMQNEKCHLLIEHETQKLKELDEEHSQELKDWREKLRPRKKALEEEFTRKLQEQEVFFKMSGESECLNPTTQSRVSKFYPIPSVHSSGS
- the slka gene encoding STE20-like serine/threonine-protein kinase isoform X2, with translation MSFFNFRKIFKLGTEKKKKQYEHVHRDLNPEEVWEIVGELGDGAFGKVYKAQNKETGILAAAKVIDTKTEEELEDYMVEIEILASCDHHYIVKLLDAFYYESKLWILIEFCAGGAVDAVMLELERPLTEPQIRVVCKQTLEALAYLHENKIIHRDLKAGNILFTSDGDVKLADFGVSAKNTKTLQRRDSFIGTPYWMAPEVVMCETSKDRPYDYKADIWSLGVTLIELAQIEPPNHEMNPMRVLLKIAKSEPPTLAAPSRWSPEFSDFLRKALDKNVDNRWSALQLLQHPFVSNVVDNRPLRELIAEAKAEVVEEFEEGKEEEEEEEPEPQQAVPGHKRALSDTSVGSSEDERQYQNTPTLESVTERAEPERKPSSEDQASDKTSDMVLDTGKPNHAEDEKMNEFSVSDKSTEESRSGEEAVPKQEESPTPVTTEVETSKQPNPPASNDNVLQEIVTVSEETGEEEKKEVKVEETPEKKEECEEMQQETKAQTTTDEEEEHILPSDEAEPESKSDGVTEEGITEPVKVTGKTEDKIETEEEMTKKELVEDERTVTSSDVPTEEVKGDQTETLPDVSTQGVKEDLPQVATEDQDKAGDEAKSSEPKEDPATKRVDVVEDNSMNELPVFVTNGVKEEEVSATEEPQEANEDRPETQEAPTMLESDQNAAEVVKPDVEKEKDSDSGSSSAADTNSIDINLSISSFLSKSKEGSISIQDTKRQKKTLKKTRKFMVDGVEVSVTTSKIVTDNDTKSEELRFLRRQELRELRLLQKEEQRAQQQLSNKLQQQKEQLFRRFEQEMTGKKRQYDQEVENLEKQQKQTIERLEQDHTNRLRDEAKRIKAEQDKELSKFQNMLKNRKKEGVAQVMIQSFQLSSCALFNAQMQDEQEFLQRQQQELDGALKKIIQQHKLEIATIERDCLNHKQQLMRAREAAMWELEERHLQEKHQLLKQQLKDQYFMQRHQLLKRHDKEMEQMQGYNQRLIEEMKNRQAQERARLPKIQRSEAKTRMAMFKKSLRITGTGTPEQDREKIKQFAVQEDKRQKNERLHQHQKHENQMRDLQLQCDSNIRELQQMQNEKCHLLIEHETQKLKELDEEHSQELKDWREKLRPRKKALEEEFTRKLQEQEVFFKMSGESECLNPTTQSRVSKFYPIPSVHSSGS
- the slka gene encoding STE20-like serine/threonine-protein kinase isoform X3; this encodes MSFFNFRKIFKLGTEKKKKQYEHVHRDLNPEEVWEIVGELGDGAFGKVYKAQNKETGILAAAKVIDTKTEEELEDYMVEIEILASCDHHYIVKLLDAFYYESKLWILIEFCAGGAVDAVMLELERPLTEPQIRVVCKQTLEALAYLHENKIIHRDLKAGNILFTSDGDVKLADFGVSAKNTKTLQRRDSFIGTPYWMAPEVVMCETSKDRPYDYKADIWSLGVTLIELAQIEPPNHEMNPMRVLLKIAKSEPPTLAAPSRWSPEFSDFLRKALDKNVDNRWSALQLLQHPFVSNVVDNRPLRELIAEAKAEVVEEFEEGKEEEEEEEPEPQQAVPGHKRALSDTSVGSSEDERQYQNTPTLESVTERAEPERKPSSEDQASDKTSDMVLDTGKPNHAEDEKMNEFSVSDKSTEESRSGEEAVPKQEESPTPVTTEVETSKQPNPPASNDNVLQEIVTVSEETGEEEKKEVKVEETPEKKEECEEMQQETKAQTTTDEEEEHILPSDEAEPESKSDGVTEEGITEPVKVTGKTEDKIETEEEMTKKELVEDERTVTSSDVPTEEVKGDQTETLPDVSTQGVKEDLPQVATEDQDKAGDEAKSSEPKEDPATKRVDVVEDNSMNELPVFVTNGVKEEEVSATEEPQEANEDRPETQEAPTMLESDQNAAEVVKPDVEKEKDSDSGSSSAADTNSIDINLSISSFLSKSKEGSISIQDTKRQKKTLKKTRKFMVDGVEVSVTTSKIVTDNDTKSEELRFLRRQELRELRLLQKEEQRAQQQLSNKLQQQKEQLFRRFEQEMTGKKRQYDQEVENLEKQQKQTIERLEQDHTNRLRDEAKRIKAEQDKELSKFQNMLKNRKKEEQEFLQRQQQELDGALKKIIQQHKLEIATIERDCLNHKQQLMRAREAAMWELEERHLQEKHQLLKQQLKDQYFMQRHQLLKRHDKEMEQMQGYNQRLIEEMKNRQAQERARLPKIQRSEAKTRMAMFKKSLRITGTGTPEQDREKIKQFAVQEDKRQKNERLHQHQKHENQMRDLQLQCDSNIRELQQMQNEKCHLLIEHETQKLKELDEEHSQELKDWREKLRPRKKALEEEFTRKLQEQEVFFKMSGESECLNPTTQSRVSKFYPIPSVHSSGS